Proteins from one Erpetoichthys calabaricus chromosome 11, fErpCal1.3, whole genome shotgun sequence genomic window:
- the wdr55 gene encoding WD repeat-containing protein 55: MMAAPTAEGVVTVSHVQAADADSRDGDEHISDEDQTEKLAEEEEDKEEKEPKIRETPEDILFESGVNTVAFHPTREILAAGDLDGDIYVYEYSCIEGGNKELWSSGHHLKSCREVAFSHDGQKLFSISKDKSIHLMDVEQGKLVSKIAKAHSSSLNSLLLIDENLFATGDDNGMLKVWDLRKGTSFMEMKQHEDYISDITIDPQKKILLTTSGDGTMGVFNIKRRRFELSSEFQNGDLTSVAIMKRGKKVACGSSEGMIYLFNWDEFGATSDRFAVRAESVDSILPITDSILCAASIDGIIRAINLFPNRVIGSIGQHVGEPIEQITKSFNGQFLASCAHDKKVKFWDISSLSDIVVKEYRNRKRKGGNLKSLSKKAVSGQDDFFSDLLEDPVGKKTPHEEKEDTEDDSDSD; this comes from the exons GAGAAGTTggcggaggaggaggaagataaagaagaaAAGGAGCCTAAAATTCGGGAGACACCTGAAGATATTCTGTTTGAGTCTGGAGTGAATACTGTAGCCTTCCACCCAACCCGAGAAATTTTAGCTGCTGGTGATCTTGATGGTGATATTTATGT ttATGAATACTCATGCATAGAAGGAGGCAACAAAGAACTGTGGTCTTCTGGACATCACCTGAAGTCCTGCAGAGAAGTGGCTTTCTCACATGATGGCCAAA AACTCTTCAGCATTTCCAAGGATAAATCAATTCACCTTATGGATGTGGAGCAAGGAAAATTAGTTAGCAAAATTGCAAAGGCTCACAG ttcTTCTTTAAATAGCCTGCTTTTGATTGACGAGAATCTGTTTGCAACTGGTGATGATAATGGGATGCTGAAGGTTTGGGACTTAAGGAAAGGAACTTCATTTATGGAAATGAAGCAGCATGAAGATTACATTAGTGACATTACTATTGACCCTCAGAAGAAAATTCTTCTAACCACAAG TGGAGATGGCACTATGGGTGTGTTTAATATTAAAAGGCGCCGCTTTGAACTCTCCTCAGAGTTTCAGAATGGAGATCTAACCTCAGTGGCAATCATGAAG CGTGGGAAGAAAGTCGCATGTGGTTCCAGTGAAGGAATGATTTATCTCTTTAACTGGGATGAATTTGGTGCCACTAGCGATCGGTTTGCAGTGAGAGCAGAATCTGTGGACAGCATTTTACCAATCACCGACAGCATTCTTTGTGCTGCTTCAATTGATGGCATAATCAG GGCTATCAACCTTTTTCCAAACCGAGTGATTGGCAGCATTGGACAGCATGTGGGAGAACCCATTGAACAAATAACCAAATCCTTCAATGGTCAGTTTCTTGCAAGCTGTGCCCATGACAAGAAGGTGAAGTTTTGGGACATTTCCTCTCTTAGTGACATTGTAGTTAAGGAATATCGCAATAGAAAGAGGAAAGGGGGCAACCTTAAATCATTAAGCAAGAAAGCCGTTTCAGGACAGGATGATTTTTTCTCTGACTTGCTGGAGGACCCGGTGGGGAAGAAAACGCCACATGAGGAAAAAGAAGATACTGAAGACGACAGTGACAGTGATTAA